From one Thermococcus sp. LS1 genomic stretch:
- the albA gene encoding DNA-binding protein Alba yields the protein MAEEHVVYIGKKPVMNYVLAVITQFNEGAKEVSVKARGRAISRAVDVAEIVRNRFLPEVRVKEIKIGTEELPTADGRTANTSTIEIILEKP from the coding sequence ATGGCAGAGGAGCATGTTGTCTACATTGGAAAGAAGCCGGTTATGAACTACGTCCTCGCCGTGATAACCCAGTTCAACGAGGGCGCTAAGGAGGTCAGCGTCAAGGCTCGCGGTAGGGCCATCAGCAGGGCCGTCGACGTCGCCGAGATCGTCAGGAACAGGTTCCTCCCAGAGGTCAGGGTCAAGGAGATCAAGATCGGTACCGAGGAGCTTCCGACTGCCGACGGCAGGACTGCCAACACCTCGACCATCGAGATCATCCTCGAGAAGCCGTGA